Proteins encoded within one genomic window of Bacillus sp. 1NLA3E:
- a CDS encoding DUF3993 domain-containing protein has product MSKYIRKAVFLATVLLLLPVHAYASGNFNDRAQALDFLQEAFKAQVKLSEKERNYLEIEKILTPYFSQEYMKMFLNENLVGTDGKYITLGSDFALYYIPFFKLTEKTKIVPYQHKMYVYEFFPSNEEGPVSYDSHYEGILLEQFNGRWKVSGTIYDKIPEQVINLGKQTQKETLSSEKKGHILPHFLFNRIIKKSSLDIFSQRLSIPLKNENDMNHQWENFGAPIDGSFTSSF; this is encoded by the coding sequence ATGAGTAAATATATTCGAAAGGCTGTTTTTTTAGCTACTGTTCTTTTATTGCTCCCAGTACATGCTTATGCCAGTGGAAATTTCAATGATCGTGCACAAGCTCTTGATTTTTTACAAGAAGCCTTTAAAGCCCAAGTTAAATTAAGTGAAAAAGAGCGAAATTATCTAGAAATAGAAAAAATATTGACTCCTTATTTCTCGCAAGAATACATGAAAATGTTTTTAAATGAGAATTTGGTTGGTACTGATGGAAAATATATAACACTAGGATCAGATTTTGCACTTTATTACATCCCATTTTTTAAACTTACTGAGAAAACAAAAATTGTTCCTTATCAGCACAAAATGTATGTTTATGAATTTTTCCCTAGTAATGAAGAGGGACCGGTAAGCTATGATAGTCATTATGAAGGGATTCTTCTTGAACAATTTAATGGGCGATGGAAGGTGTCTGGAACCATCTATGACAAAATTCCTGAACAGGTGATCAATCTTGGAAAACAAACACAGAAAGAAACCCTCAGTTCAGAAAAAAAAGGTCACATCCTTCCACATTTTCTCTTTAATCGTATAATCAAAAAAAGTTCACTCGACATTTTTTCGCAAAGATTGAGTATTCCTTTGAAGAACGAAAATGATATGAACCATCAGTGGGAGAATTTTGGTGCCCCCATTGACGGTAGTTTCACATCATCATTTTAA
- a CDS encoding DUF421 domain-containing protein yields the protein MPEWVLIIGRSFVFIALLIIITRILGKKQISEITFFEYVSGITIGSIAGEVIMGLDRSIYHGIIAIFIFGLITYTVDFITIKSKRFRDIVDGKGSVFIKDGKILEDNLKKEKYSLDDLGSLLRGKNVFNASEVEFAVLEANGDLSVLLKKENRPLSAKDLNIKVASEKEPQTVIMDGKIIDNALSASGKNRGWLTIELDKLGVTLDNVFFAQVDSYGDLTIDVYDDQLKVPSPQQRPLLLAMIKKCQADMESFALATNSETGKQMYVKNAQLLQKLITTLQPYLK from the coding sequence ATGCCAGAATGGGTACTAATTATTGGTCGTTCATTTGTATTTATTGCTCTCTTAATTATTATCACAAGAATATTAGGAAAAAAACAGATCTCCGAAATCACATTTTTTGAATATGTTTCTGGAATTACGATTGGGAGCATAGCCGGCGAAGTTATCATGGGGCTTGACCGTAGTATATATCACGGCATAATTGCCATATTTATTTTTGGCTTAATAACCTATACAGTTGATTTTATTACTATTAAAAGCAAAAGGTTTAGGGATATCGTTGATGGAAAGGGAAGCGTATTTATTAAGGACGGCAAAATATTGGAAGATAATCTAAAAAAAGAGAAATATTCACTTGATGATTTAGGTTCCTTACTGCGAGGAAAAAATGTTTTTAACGCTTCAGAAGTTGAATTCGCGGTCCTTGAAGCAAATGGGGATCTCAGTGTTCTCCTTAAAAAGGAGAATAGACCTCTTTCAGCAAAGGATCTTAATATTAAAGTTGCTAGTGAAAAAGAACCCCAAACTGTTATCATGGATGGAAAAATTATTGATAATGCCCTTTCAGCTAGTGGTAAAAATCGGGGCTGGTTAACAATTGAGTTAGACAAGCTCGGCGTAACACTCGATAATGTATTTTTTGCCCAAGTTGATTCTTATGGAGACTTAACCATAGATGTCTACGATGATCAATTAAAAGTCCCTTCTCCTCAACAACGTCCACTTTTATTGGCGATGATTAAAAAATGTCAAGCAGACATGGAATCATTTGCATTAGCGACAAACTCAGAAACAGGCAAACAAATGTATGTAAAAAACGCTCAGTTACTTCAAAAATTAATTACTACCCTGCAACCCTACTTAAAATGA
- a CDS encoding DUF1657 domain-containing protein gives MTVGTQVMTTIASLKSAQASFETFALGTENKGAKQLYQDAAKQTQSIIDSIEPRLQEIQDEEPQYKQ, from the coding sequence ATGACTGTAGGAACTCAAGTAATGACAACAATTGCTAGCCTAAAAAGCGCTCAAGCAAGCTTTGAAACATTTGCTTTAGGAACAGAGAATAAGGGGGCAAAGCAATTATATCAAGATGCAGCAAAACAAACCCAATCCATTATTGATAGCATTGAGCCACGCCTTCAGGAAATCCAAGACGAAGAACCGCAATATAAACAATAG